A window from Candidatus Latescibacterota bacterium encodes these proteins:
- a CDS encoding MoaD/ThiS family protein, with product MAELHFTSHLKRFFPALENGLVLEAASVASLLVALDARHPGLRGYLVDDQGALRQHVNIFVGARPVSDRAALTDPLAPGDRVHILQALSGG from the coding sequence ATGGCCGAGCTTCACTTCACCAGCCACCTGAAGCGCTTCTTCCCGGCGCTCGAGAACGGTCTCGTCCTCGAGGCCGCGAGCGTGGCGTCGCTGCTCGTCGCGCTCGACGCGCGGCATCCCGGTCTGCGCGGCTATCTGGTGGACGATCAGGGGGCACTCCGGCAGCACGTGAACATCTTCGTGGGCGCGCGTCCGGTCAGCGATCGCGCCGCGCTCACGGACCCCCTCGCGCCCGGGGACCGGGTGCACATCCTCCAGGCCCTCTCCGGGGGCTAG
- a CDS encoding glycosyl hydrolase, which translates to MAATRLILGTRKGVIILDAAGGGWTPRAATQLGIPVPYAVSDPRSGRLWASLDHGHWGQKLVHSDDDGATWAEVAAPVYPEGEELKPGKPASLRLIWVITPGPADQPGRLWLGTEPGGLFRSDDGGGSWQLVESLWRHPSRPDNWFGGGRDEAGIHSVLVDPRDSRRVLVGVSCAGVFESRDDGVTWTTANRGLKAGYLPDPDVDVGHDPHLVVGCPSNFDALWQQNHCGIFRSRDGGANWSQVSEEGGPAHFGFAVAVDPADGDTAWVVPAIADECRVAVGGALCVSRSEDGGKTWTALRKGLPQEHCYDIVFRHALDIDDSGRTLAFGSTSGNLYVSGDRGDSWQCLGTHFPPIYSVRFAQ; encoded by the coding sequence ATGGCAGCGACGCGTCTGATCCTCGGGACCCGCAAGGGCGTCATCATTCTCGATGCGGCCGGCGGCGGCTGGACACCGCGCGCCGCCACGCAACTCGGCATTCCCGTGCCCTACGCGGTGAGCGATCCCCGCAGCGGGCGTCTGTGGGCGAGCCTCGATCACGGCCACTGGGGGCAGAAGCTCGTCCACAGCGACGACGACGGCGCCACCTGGGCGGAGGTCGCGGCGCCGGTCTACCCCGAGGGCGAGGAGCTGAAGCCCGGCAAGCCGGCCAGCCTGCGGCTGATCTGGGTGATCACGCCCGGGCCCGCCGACCAGCCCGGGCGCCTCTGGCTCGGCACCGAGCCCGGCGGGTTGTTCAGGAGCGACGACGGTGGCGGCAGCTGGCAGCTCGTGGAAAGCCTGTGGCGACATCCCTCGCGGCCCGACAACTGGTTCGGCGGCGGCCGCGACGAGGCCGGCATTCACTCCGTGCTGGTCGATCCGCGCGACAGCCGCCGCGTGCTGGTGGGCGTGAGCTGCGCGGGCGTCTTCGAGAGCCGCGACGACGGCGTGACCTGGACCACGGCCAACAGGGGCCTGAAGGCCGGCTACCTGCCCGACCCGGACGTCGACGTGGGCCACGACCCGCACCTCGTGGTGGGCTGCCCCTCGAACTTCGACGCGCTGTGGCAGCAGAACCACTGCGGCATCTTCCGCAGCCGCGACGGCGGCGCGAACTGGAGCCAGGTCAGCGAGGAGGGCGGCCCGGCGCACTTCGGCTTCGCGGTGGCCGTGGACCCTGCCGACGGCGACACGGCCTGGGTGGTGCCCGCCATCGCCGACGAGTGCCGCGTGGCCGTGGGCGGCGCGCTCTGCGTGAGCCGCAGCGAGGACGGCGGCAAGACCTGGACCGCACTCCGCAAGGGCCTGCCCCAGGAGCACTGCTACGACATCGTGTTCAGGCACGCCCTCGACATCGACGACAGCGGCCGCACGCTGGCCTTCGGCAGCACCAGCGGCAATCTCTACGTCAGCGGGGATCGCGGCGACAGCTGGCAGTGCCTGGGAACGCACTTCCCGCCGATTTACAGTGTGCGCTTCGCTCAGTAG
- the moeB gene encoding molybdopterin-synthase adenylyltransferase MoeB yields MHELPELEPRELARYARHVSLPELGERGQRRLKAGSVLLVGAGGLGSPAALYLAAAGVGRLGIVDFDAVDLSNLQRQVLHGTSSLGVAKVDSAAARLADLNPDIVIERHPLRLTAANARALVRDYDVVLDGSDSFATRYLVNDACGLEDRPLVYGSIFRFEGQAAVFHAGRGPCYRCLFPAPPPPEQAPNCAEGGVLGVLPGIIGTVQATEAIKLLLDLGETLLGRLLLFDALEMRFREFTVARDPACALCGDAPTITEPVELDDPGCAVELEAPPAGVVNLTPRELAARLAAGDAPLLLDVRNPFEWRICHLDGALLLPLDSLLSQLGQLDPARETVIYCHTGVRSAAAAEFLHRQGFRRVANLLGGIHRWSLEVDPSVPTY; encoded by the coding sequence ATGCACGAGTTGCCCGAACTGGAGCCCCGCGAGCTGGCGCGCTATGCGCGGCACGTCTCCCTGCCCGAGCTGGGGGAGCGGGGGCAGCGCCGTCTCAAGGCAGGCAGCGTGCTCCTGGTGGGAGCGGGCGGGCTGGGCTCGCCGGCGGCGCTCTACCTGGCTGCGGCGGGCGTGGGGCGGCTGGGCATCGTCGACTTCGACGCGGTCGACCTGAGCAACCTGCAGCGGCAGGTGCTGCACGGGACCTCGTCGCTGGGCGTGGCGAAGGTGGACTCGGCGGCGGCGCGCCTCGCGGATCTCAACCCCGACATCGTGATCGAGCGGCATCCGCTGCGCCTGACCGCCGCCAATGCGCGGGCGCTGGTGCGCGACTACGACGTCGTGCTCGACGGCTCGGACTCCTTCGCCACGCGCTACCTCGTCAACGACGCCTGCGGCCTCGAGGACCGCCCGCTGGTCTACGGGAGCATCTTCCGCTTCGAGGGACAGGCGGCGGTCTTCCACGCCGGCCGCGGACCGTGCTACCGCTGCCTCTTTCCCGCGCCGCCTCCGCCCGAACAGGCGCCCAACTGCGCGGAGGGCGGCGTGCTCGGCGTGCTGCCCGGGATCATCGGCACGGTGCAGGCCACCGAGGCCATCAAGCTGCTGCTGGACCTCGGCGAGACGCTGCTCGGCCGCCTCCTGCTATTCGACGCGCTCGAGATGCGCTTTCGCGAGTTCACGGTCGCGCGCGACCCCGCCTGCGCCCTCTGCGGCGACGCGCCCACGATCACCGAGCCGGTGGAGCTCGACGACCCGGGCTGCGCGGTGGAACTGGAGGCCCCGCCGGCGGGCGTGGTCAACCTGACGCCGCGCGAACTGGCCGCGCGTCTCGCCGCCGGCGACGCGCCGCTGCTGCTGGACGTGCGCAATCCCTTCGAGTGGCGGATCTGCCATCTGGACGGCGCGCTGCTGTTGCCGCTGGATTCGCTGCTGTCGCAGCTGGGTCAGCTGGACCCCGCGCGCGAGACGGTCATCTACTGCCACACCGGCGTGCGCAGCGCCGCGGCGGCGGAGTTCCTGCACCGGCAGGGCTTCCGCCGCGTGGCCAATCTGCTCGGGGGCATCCACCGCTGGTCATTGGAGGTGGACCCCAGCGTGCCGACCTACTGA